A portion of the Flavobacteriales bacterium genome contains these proteins:
- a CDS encoding alpha/beta hydrolase — translation MSKYNKIYLVPGLATDKTIYKDLVNELDAPCEVIEFKSLDDDESLHDYAIKMSQEIDESEPFVIVGTSFGGILAMEIAKIKHPEKIIIISSAKNREELSPIMKLKGASFFISMVPDKIMKHIFNKGFHISTYVKKSYKAIYNEDTKAMVAKSTGGFDKWVMKQVSDWDSDYEHQNLLHIHGDKDIVFPIKHIGNCYVIKGGGHPMIINKYKEIGKVITDFLHLPSNNNN, via the coding sequence ATGAGTAAATACAATAAAATATATTTAGTACCTGGACTGGCTACCGACAAAACAATCTACAAAGATTTAGTTAATGAACTAGACGCTCCATGTGAAGTGATAGAGTTTAAATCACTTGATGACGATGAATCTTTACATGATTATGCCATTAAGATGAGTCAAGAAATAGATGAATCTGAGCCGTTTGTTATTGTAGGAACATCGTTTGGTGGAATATTAGCTATGGAAATAGCTAAAATCAAACACCCAGAAAAAATTATTATCATTTCTTCTGCAAAAAACAGAGAGGAATTAAGCCCAATAATGAAATTAAAAGGTGCTAGCTTCTTTATTTCGATGGTTCCAGATAAGATAATGAAACACATTTTCAATAAAGGGTTCCATATTTCTACTTATGTAAAAAAATCATACAAAGCTATTTACAATGAGGATACAAAAGCAATGGTTGCAAAAAGTACTGGAGGCTTTGACAAATGGGTAATGAAGCAAGTGAGTGATTGGGATAGCGATTATGAGCATCAAAACCTATTACATATCCATGGAGATAAGGACATTGTTTTTCCTATTAAACACATTGGAAATTGTTATGTAATCAAAGGAGGTGGACACCCTATGATTATCAACAAATACAAAGAGATAGGTAAAGTGATTACCGATTTTTTACATCTTCCTTCAAATAACAACAATTAA
- a CDS encoding PhoX family protein: MKYFFLVLSGLFLFSCNSDSTSKHSSQHEKQTVSADTITPIKNTPSTTIPLDSIFTCLDTNFKNKTLLIPEGFSAQILFKEKESIVVVNDSTSAPAKGNHDMLAFLPDSNNSGWLFVSHELKGSHPILGDGGGATMFTVNKNNATWDVTSPYHHVDFSSVRGTDRNCGGSVAPNGMIYTCEEHQGKSNSYFYRKGKGHTDTSDVGNLKFHENIGYIVEVDPKTRKATQKIYAMGCYFHEDLEFMEDRKTVYLTDDKEPGVWFKFVADQEDDYSQGQLYAYQQTMDGESGKWLTLPRDTASLINIRDTAIAMGASIFMRHEWVVRKGNKIYIAETGHDHTDWTRPIKNGAIPAKHYRDYLNPEGNIYEDVFGRILIFDTETNKMSVYLEGGIGADGATVFSNPDCITMTQQGGKDYLVICEDINDNSKGRVPLHAERKNHWYTELYFLDLSIEQPTVNDLHRFAISPMGAEFTGAIFTPDNKTLFLNVQHPNWSNGAPYNRSSTVAITGW; this comes from the coding sequence ATGAAATACTTTTTTTTAGTTCTCTCAGGACTTTTCCTGTTTTCATGCAACAGCGACTCTACCTCTAAACATTCATCTCAACATGAAAAGCAAACTGTTTCTGCTGATACAATTACACCAATTAAAAACACCCCCTCTACCACAATTCCTTTAGACAGCATTTTTACCTGTTTAGATACCAATTTTAAAAACAAAACCTTACTCATTCCTGAAGGGTTTTCTGCTCAAATCTTATTTAAAGAAAAAGAAAGTATTGTCGTTGTAAACGATAGTACTTCTGCTCCTGCCAAAGGAAATCACGACATGTTAGCATTCCTACCAGATTCCAACAACAGTGGTTGGTTGTTTGTCAGTCACGAGTTAAAAGGAAGTCACCCAATTTTAGGTGACGGTGGCGGAGCGACTATGTTTACTGTCAATAAAAATAACGCTACATGGGACGTTACTTCACCTTATCATCATGTTGATTTTTCTTCTGTAAGAGGTACCGATAGAAACTGTGGAGGTAGTGTCGCTCCAAATGGGATGATATATACTTGCGAAGAGCATCAAGGAAAAAGCAATAGCTATTTCTATAGAAAAGGGAAAGGACATACGGACACCAGTGATGTAGGCAACTTAAAATTTCATGAAAACATTGGATACATTGTTGAAGTCGACCCAAAAACTCGAAAAGCAACTCAAAAGATCTATGCTATGGGCTGCTACTTCCACGAGGACTTAGAATTTATGGAGGATCGAAAAACGGTATATTTAACAGACGACAAAGAACCAGGAGTATGGTTTAAGTTTGTTGCCGATCAAGAAGACGACTATTCCCAAGGACAATTATATGCCTATCAACAAACTATGGATGGAGAGTCTGGGAAATGGCTTACTTTACCTCGCGACACCGCTTCTTTAATAAACATTAGAGATACTGCAATTGCAATGGGTGCAAGTATTTTTATGCGCCACGAATGGGTTGTTAGGAAAGGAAATAAAATTTACATTGCTGAAACGGGGCATGATCATACTGATTGGACGCGTCCAATTAAAAATGGAGCAATACCAGCTAAACACTATAGAGACTATCTCAATCCAGAAGGAAACATCTACGAAGATGTATTTGGAAGAATTCTAATATTTGATACCGAAACCAATAAAATGAGTGTTTACCTCGAAGGAGGGATTGGTGCCGATGGAGCAACTGTATTCTCCAACCCTGATTGCATCACAATGACTCAACAAGGAGGAAAAGATTATTTAGTGATATGCGAAGACATTAACGACAACAGTAAAGGAAGAGTCCCTTTGCATGCAGAACGAAAAAACCATTGGTATACTGAACTATACTTCCTTGATTTAAGTATTGAACAACCAACAGTCAATGACTTGCATCGTTTTGCCATCTCTCCTATGGGAGCTGAATTTACAGGAGCAATATTTACACCAGACAACAAAACCTTATTTTTAAATGTTCAACACCCAAACTGGAGTAACGGAGCACCTTATAATCGTTCTTCTACTGTAGCTATTACTGGGTGGTAA
- a CDS encoding cold shock domain-containing protein, translated as MNKGTVKFFNETKGFGFIVEEGSNKEHFVHVSGLIDEIREGDQVEFDLKEGKKGLNAVDVKVV; from the coding sequence ATGAATAAAGGAACAGTAAAGTTTTTCAATGAGACTAAAGGATTTGGTTTCATCGTAGAAGAAGGATCTAACAAAGAACATTTTGTTCACGTTTCTGGATTAATCGATGAGATTAGAGAAGGAGATCAAGTTGAATTTGACTTAAAAGAAGGTAAAAAAGGATTAAACGCAGTTGATGTAAAAGTAGTTTAA
- the aspS gene encoding aspartate--tRNA ligase encodes MYRSHKNGELRIENTGAEVTLCGWVQNSNDLGGITFVNLRDRYGITQLVFNMDINADLCTKARTLGREYVIQAKGIVAERESKNKNIPTGDIEINVTELTILKEAKLPPFTIEDETDGGDELRMKYRFLDLRRNPLKNNLILRNKIGLETRKYLDSLAFMEVETPYLIKSTPEGARDFVVPSRMNDGEFYALPQSPQTFKQLLMVSGYDRYYQIVKCFRDEDLRADRQPEFTQIDCEMAFVEQEDILQTFEGLMKHLFQSVKGIEFEDDFPRMTYAEAMKLYGSDKPDIRFGMTFNELNDIVKGKDFTIFDSAELILGITAEGCAGYSRKQLDKLTKWVQRPQVGAKGMVYVKCNEDGTFKSSVDKFYNQEELAKWAKQCNAKAGDLILVLSGETDKVRSQMNDLRLHMGTELDLRDPNVFKPLWVLDFPLLEWDEETQRYHAMHHPFTSPKPEDMKLIESDPKAVRANAYDLAINGVEVGGGSIRIHDRAIQARMFDLLGFTKEEAQAQFGFLMDAFEYGAPPHGGLAFGFDRICSIFGGTDSIRDFIAFPKNNSGRDVMIDAPSPIDTAQLNELNLSLKN; translated from the coding sequence ATGTATAGATCACATAAAAACGGAGAATTAAGAATTGAGAACACAGGAGCAGAAGTCACTCTTTGTGGATGGGTACAAAACTCAAATGATCTTGGAGGAATTACATTTGTAAACCTAAGAGATCGATATGGTATTACCCAGCTGGTTTTTAATATGGATATCAATGCTGACTTATGTACCAAAGCAAGAACCTTAGGTAGAGAATACGTGATTCAAGCAAAAGGGATTGTAGCAGAACGAGAAAGCAAAAACAAAAATATCCCAACTGGAGACATAGAAATTAACGTTACCGAATTAACCATTCTCAAAGAGGCTAAACTTCCTCCTTTTACCATTGAAGATGAAACTGATGGAGGGGATGAATTAAGAATGAAATATCGTTTTTTGGACTTAAGAAGAAACCCTCTAAAAAACAATCTAATCCTAAGAAATAAAATTGGTTTAGAAACAAGAAAATACTTAGACTCATTAGCGTTTATGGAGGTTGAAACTCCTTACCTAATCAAATCTACACCTGAGGGAGCAAGAGACTTTGTTGTTCCAAGTAGAATGAACGATGGAGAATTCTATGCACTACCACAATCACCCCAAACATTTAAACAATTATTAATGGTGAGTGGCTATGACCGTTACTACCAAATTGTAAAATGCTTTAGAGATGAAGATTTAAGGGCTGATAGACAGCCAGAGTTTACTCAAATAGACTGTGAAATGGCTTTTGTAGAACAAGAGGACATCTTGCAGACCTTTGAGGGTTTAATGAAACACTTATTCCAATCGGTAAAAGGAATTGAGTTTGAAGATGACTTCCCAAGAATGACTTATGCTGAAGCCATGAAGTTATATGGGTCTGACAAACCAGATATTCGATTTGGAATGACCTTTAATGAATTGAATGACATCGTTAAAGGTAAAGACTTTACAATTTTCGATTCAGCTGAATTAATTCTAGGAATTACTGCAGAAGGTTGTGCTGGATACTCAAGAAAGCAACTCGATAAACTAACCAAATGGGTTCAAAGACCTCAAGTTGGAGCAAAAGGTATGGTCTATGTAAAATGTAACGAAGATGGTACATTTAAGTCTTCTGTTGATAAATTTTACAACCAAGAAGAATTGGCTAAGTGGGCTAAACAATGTAACGCTAAAGCTGGAGACTTAATTTTAGTCTTAAGCGGCGAGACTGATAAAGTACGTAGCCAAATGAACGATTTACGTTTACACATGGGAACTGAATTAGACCTAAGAGATCCTAATGTATTCAAACCGCTATGGGTATTAGATTTCCCTTTATTAGAATGGGATGAAGAAACGCAACGTTATCATGCTATGCACCATCCATTCACCTCTCCAAAACCAGAGGATATGAAATTGATTGAGTCCGACCCTAAAGCAGTTAGAGCTAATGCTTATGATTTAGCAATTAATGGCGTTGAAGTTGGAGGAGGTTCTATACGTATCCACGATAGAGCAATTCAAGCTAGAATGTTTGACCTTTTAGGCTTTACCAAAGAAGAAGCACAAGCTCAATTTGGTTTCTTAATGGATGCTTTTGAATATGGAGCTCCACCCCATGGAGGATTGGCTTTTGGATTTGATCGTATTTGTTCAATTTTTGGAGGAACCGACTCTATTAGAGACTTTATCGCATTCCCTAAAAACAATAGCGGTAGAGATGTTATGATTGATGCACCATCTCCTATCGACACAGCACAATTAAATGAATTAAATTTAAGCTTAAAAAACTAA
- the lepA gene encoding translation elongation factor 4, translated as MKKIRNFCIIAHIDHGKSTLADRLLQTTNTIAERDMKDQALDDMDIERERGITIKSHAIQMNYKHTDGEEYILNLIDTPGHVDFSYEVSRSIAACEGALLIVDASQGIEAQTISNLYLAIDNDLEIIPILNKMDLPGANPEVVADQIMDLIGCEEADIIPASGKTGLGVEKILEAVVERIPAPEGDPEAPLQAMIFDSVYNTFRGIIAYYRVMNGSIKKGDEVQFVNTGKSYFADEIGVLKMDMFPTKEVNTGDVGYIVSGIKKAEEVKVGDTITTKENPCEDAIQGFEDVKPMVFAGIYPVDTEDYEELRASMEKLQLNDASLVFEPESSAALGFGFRCGFLGMLHMEIIQERLEREFNMTVITTVPNVSYKAYLKKNQELVIVNNPSDLPDQSKLDYIEEPYIKAQVITKGDYVGQIMTLCIEKRGELTNQVYLTQDRVEITFDMPLAEVVFDFYDKLKTVSKGYASFDYSPIGYRKSDLIKLDILLNSEQVDALSALVHRSNAYTLGKKICLKLKDLIPRQQFEIPIQAAIGAKFIARENIKALRKDVTAKCYGGDISRKRKLLEKQKKGKKRMRQVGSVTVPQEAFLAVLKLD; from the coding sequence ATGAAGAAAATTAGAAACTTTTGCATTATTGCACATATTGACCATGGAAAAAGCACCTTAGCTGACCGTCTTTTGCAAACTACCAATACGATTGCAGAACGTGACATGAAAGATCAAGCGCTTGATGACATGGACATCGAACGAGAGAGAGGGATTACCATTAAAAGTCACGCTATTCAGATGAATTATAAACATACTGATGGCGAAGAGTATATTTTAAACTTAATTGACACTCCTGGACACGTTGATTTCTCTTATGAAGTTTCTCGATCTATTGCTGCATGTGAAGGTGCATTACTAATTGTTGATGCCTCTCAAGGAATTGAAGCACAAACGATTTCGAACTTATACCTTGCCATAGACAATGACCTAGAAATCATCCCTATCCTCAACAAAATGGACCTACCTGGAGCCAATCCAGAAGTTGTAGCTGACCAAATTATGGACTTAATCGGCTGTGAGGAAGCAGACATTATACCTGCTAGTGGAAAAACAGGTTTAGGTGTAGAAAAGATCTTAGAAGCTGTTGTTGAAAGAATACCAGCTCCGGAAGGAGATCCTGAAGCCCCATTACAAGCCATGATTTTTGATTCGGTTTACAATACTTTTAGAGGGATCATAGCTTATTATAGAGTCATGAATGGTTCCATTAAAAAAGGAGATGAAGTTCAGTTTGTAAACACAGGAAAATCTTATTTTGCTGACGAAATTGGGGTGTTAAAAATGGACATGTTCCCAACGAAAGAAGTCAACACTGGAGATGTAGGATATATTGTATCTGGTATAAAAAAAGCCGAAGAGGTTAAAGTTGGAGATACCATCACAACTAAAGAAAATCCATGTGAAGATGCTATTCAAGGTTTTGAAGATGTAAAACCAATGGTTTTTGCTGGTATTTACCCTGTAGACACTGAAGATTATGAAGAGCTAAGAGCTTCTATGGAAAAACTGCAACTTAATGATGCTTCTTTGGTGTTTGAACCTGAAAGTTCTGCAGCCTTAGGTTTTGGTTTTAGATGTGGATTCCTAGGAATGTTACACATGGAGATTATTCAAGAGCGTTTAGAGCGTGAGTTTAACATGACGGTGATTACAACCGTACCCAATGTGTCTTACAAAGCTTATTTAAAAAAGAACCAAGAATTAGTTATTGTCAATAACCCTTCTGACCTTCCCGACCAATCTAAATTAGATTATATAGAAGAGCCATATATCAAAGCTCAAGTCATTACAAAAGGCGATTATGTTGGGCAAATCATGACGTTATGTATTGAAAAGAGAGGAGAGTTAACTAATCAAGTATATCTAACACAAGATCGTGTTGAAATTACTTTTGATATGCCATTAGCTGAAGTTGTTTTTGACTTCTACGACAAATTAAAAACAGTATCTAAAGGATATGCTAGTTTTGATTATTCGCCTATTGGCTACAGAAAATCGGACCTAATTAAACTGGATATACTTCTTAACTCAGAGCAAGTAGATGCCTTATCTGCATTAGTTCACCGAAGCAATGCTTATACTTTAGGTAAAAAGATTTGTTTAAAATTAAAAGATTTAATTCCTCGTCAACAATTTGAGATTCCAATTCAAGCTGCGATTGGCGCGAAATTTATTGCCAGGGAGAACATCAAAGCGTTACGTAAAGATGTAACTGCTAAATGTTATGGTGGTGATATTTCTCGTAAACGAAAACTATTAGAGAAGCAGAAAAAAGGAAAGAAAAGGATGCGTCAAGTTGGTAGTGTAACAGTTCCTCAAGAGGCTTTCTTGGCTGTATTAAAACTAGATTAA
- a CDS encoding M28 family peptidase — protein sequence MKISNYLILFLSLVLISACENDEQEPITKPPIEKNKEPEQPKVITPTFNKDSALAYVQRQVDFGPRVPNTKEHDACGEWMANELVQYGFDTLIQRGRVLAFNGTVLNIQNIIGQYKKEAKERIMLCAHWDTRPFADRDSVNKNKPIDGANDGASGVGVLLEVARQISLQNPRLGVDIIFFDAEDYGAVQVSETLQDLSSMSDTWCLGSQYWCKNPPIPNYNPKYGILLDMVGATDAIFPKDAVSRHYAGGLVNKIWKEAQNLGYGKYFVNQLAGAITDDHTYINEMTSIPVVDIIHYIPNGNYGDFGKFHHTHADNMDVVDKETLGVVGQMMLHIIYQEL from the coding sequence ATGAAGATTTCGAATTATTTAATTCTTTTTTTGAGTTTAGTTTTAATTAGTGCATGTGAAAACGATGAGCAAGAACCGATAACTAAACCACCAATAGAAAAAAACAAAGAGCCAGAACAACCGAAGGTAATAACCCCTACATTTAATAAAGATTCTGCTTTAGCTTATGTTCAAAGGCAAGTAGATTTTGGTCCTAGAGTTCCCAATACCAAAGAACATGATGCTTGTGGAGAGTGGATGGCCAACGAGTTGGTTCAATATGGTTTTGATACGTTAATTCAAAGAGGGCGAGTGTTGGCTTTTAATGGAACTGTTTTAAATATCCAGAATATTATTGGGCAATATAAAAAAGAAGCTAAGGAACGTATTATGCTTTGTGCACATTGGGATACAAGACCTTTTGCAGATAGAGATTCTGTCAATAAAAATAAACCGATTGATGGGGCTAATGATGGAGCGAGTGGAGTAGGAGTATTATTAGAAGTAGCTAGACAAATTAGTTTGCAAAACCCTAGACTTGGAGTTGATATTATTTTCTTTGATGCTGAAGACTATGGTGCTGTTCAAGTTTCAGAAACCTTACAAGATTTAAGCAGTATGAGTGATACTTGGTGCTTGGGCTCTCAATATTGGTGTAAAAATCCTCCGATCCCAAATTATAACCCTAAATACGGGATATTGTTGGATATGGTGGGGGCAACAGATGCCATTTTCCCTAAAGATGCCGTTTCTAGACATTACGCTGGAGGTTTGGTAAATAAAATATGGAAAGAAGCTCAGAATTTGGGATATGGTAAATATTTTGTGAATCAGTTGGCTGGCGCAATAACAGATGATCATACTTATATCAATGAAATGACATCAATACCAGTAGTAGATATTATCCATTATATTCCTAATGGAAATTATGGAGATTTTGGAAAGTTCCACCATACACATGCCGACAATATGGATGTTGTGGATAAAGAGACGTTAGGAGTGGTAGGGCAAATGATGCTACATATCATCTATCAAGAATTATAA
- the fbp gene encoding class 1 fructose-bisphosphatase, producing MNFKTLGEFIIDRQKDFPGSSGDLSRILSAIRLASKIVSQQVNKAGLARHILGGVGRENVQGEAQQKLDVYADERFIEALNNRGNVCGIGSEENDDFIELNKDGKYIILMDPLDGSSNIDVNVSIGTIFSVFKRVTKVGDPVALEDFLQPGVEQVAAGYVLYGSSTMMVYTTGNGVNGFTYDPGIGVFFLSHPDMKFPEKSKIYSMNEGNLMRSSKGVQNYVKYCQEIDTATNRPHTGRYIGSLVADFHRNLIKGGIYMYPSTDSAPDGKLRLLYECNPLAFLTEQAGGKASNGTERIMEIQPTKLHQRVPYFVGNTTMVEKVEEFIANE from the coding sequence ATGAATTTTAAAACATTAGGCGAATTTATTATTGATCGCCAGAAAGACTTCCCTGGTTCAAGTGGTGATTTATCACGTATATTAAGTGCTATACGATTGGCTTCCAAAATTGTAAGTCAACAAGTTAATAAAGCTGGATTAGCAAGACATATTCTAGGAGGGGTAGGAAGAGAAAATGTACAAGGAGAAGCACAGCAAAAATTAGATGTTTATGCTGATGAACGTTTTATAGAAGCGTTAAACAATAGAGGGAATGTGTGTGGAATTGGTTCGGAAGAAAATGATGATTTTATTGAATTGAACAAAGATGGGAAATACATTATTTTAATGGATCCTTTGGATGGTTCTTCGAATATCGATGTGAATGTATCTATAGGGACAATATTTAGTGTATTTAAAAGAGTAACGAAAGTTGGGGACCCAGTGGCGTTAGAAGATTTTTTACAGCCTGGTGTAGAACAGGTCGCAGCAGGATATGTGCTGTATGGTTCTTCAACGATGATGGTGTATACTACAGGTAATGGAGTAAATGGGTTTACTTATGATCCAGGTATTGGAGTTTTCTTTTTATCTCATCCTGATATGAAATTTCCTGAGAAGAGTAAAATATATTCAATGAATGAGGGGAATTTAATGAGAAGTTCAAAAGGAGTTCAGAATTACGTAAAATATTGTCAAGAAATTGATACAGCAACCAACAGACCACATACAGGGCGTTATATAGGGTCTTTAGTGGCTGATTTTCACAGGAATTTAATTAAAGGTGGAATTTACATGTATCCATCAACAGATAGTGCGCCTGATGGAAAGTTAAGGTTGTTGTATGAATGTAACCCTTTAGCATTTTTAACGGAGCAAGCAGGTGGGAAAGCCTCTAATGGTACAGAAAGAATTATGGAAATACAGCCTACTAAATTACACCAAAGAGTACCTTATTTTGTTGGGAATACAACAATGGTTGAAAAGGTTGAAGAATTTATAGCTAACGAGTAA
- a CDS encoding insulinase family protein: MKKFITLTTLLYSCYLMAQSPNIQFEEYDLDNGLHVILHEDHSTPIVGVSVMYHVGSKNEDPERTGFAHFFEHLLFEGTANIKRGEFFKYIENAGGQNNANTSKDRTFYYEVLPSNQLELGLWLESERMLHAVINQEGIDTQREVVKEEKRLRVDNRPYGSVFEELSKRAFTQHPYQWMPIGSMEHLNAAKKEEFLAFYKKYYVPNNAVLSIAGDFEMETLKKDIEAYFGAIPKGVSEVPKVTIVEPPLAKEIRDTIYDNIQLPGLIQGYRMPAQGTPDSYALEMLGSLLSDGESSRLNKKCVQESEKAMFVANFPYATEDPGLSIVYAIVNGETKLEDLESEIEAEIQKVKQELISDYEYQKLRNSIESDYVYNFNSMIGIAENLANYHMYYGDANLINTELERYLKVTKEDIQRVAQKYFVKENRVVLYYLPKEK, from the coding sequence ATGAAAAAGTTTATTACGTTAACGACATTGTTGTATAGTTGTTATTTAATGGCGCAAAGCCCTAATATTCAATTTGAGGAATACGATTTGGATAACGGTTTACATGTTATTTTGCATGAAGATCATTCTACTCCAATTGTAGGGGTTTCTGTAATGTATCATGTAGGATCAAAAAATGAAGATCCTGAAAGAACTGGTTTTGCCCATTTCTTTGAACACCTATTATTTGAGGGGACTGCCAACATTAAACGAGGAGAATTTTTTAAGTATATAGAAAACGCAGGAGGCCAAAATAATGCCAACACCTCTAAAGATCGAACATTTTATTATGAGGTATTACCATCTAATCAATTAGAATTAGGGTTATGGTTAGAATCAGAGCGAATGTTACATGCCGTAATTAACCAAGAAGGGATCGATACTCAAAGAGAGGTTGTTAAAGAAGAGAAAAGGTTGAGAGTAGACAATAGACCTTATGGTTCTGTTTTTGAAGAACTATCCAAGCGAGCCTTTACTCAACATCCTTACCAATGGATGCCTATCGGTTCTATGGAGCATTTAAATGCGGCTAAAAAAGAGGAGTTTTTAGCTTTTTACAAAAAATATTATGTGCCTAATAATGCGGTTTTATCTATAGCGGGAGATTTTGAAATGGAAACATTAAAAAAAGATATTGAAGCCTACTTTGGAGCAATTCCTAAAGGAGTAAGTGAAGTTCCTAAGGTTACCATTGTAGAACCACCATTAGCCAAAGAAATTAGGGATACAATTTACGATAATATTCAATTGCCAGGTTTAATTCAAGGGTATAGAATGCCTGCTCAAGGTACTCCTGATTCTTATGCTTTAGAAATGTTGGGAAGTTTACTTTCAGATGGAGAAAGCTCTAGGTTAAATAAAAAATGTGTGCAAGAGTCTGAAAAAGCAATGTTTGTAGCGAATTTTCCTTATGCCACAGAAGATCCAGGGTTGAGTATTGTTTATGCGATTGTAAATGGAGAAACTAAACTAGAAGATTTAGAGTCAGAAATTGAAGCTGAAATTCAAAAAGTAAAGCAAGAGTTAATTTCTGATTATGAATATCAAAAGTTGAGAAATTCGATAGAGAGTGATTATGTCTATAATTTCAATTCGATGATTGGTATAGCAGAAAACTTGGCAAACTACCATATGTATTATGGAGATGCTAATTTAATTAATACAGAATTAGAACGTTATTTAAAAGTAACAAAAGAAGACATTCAAAGAGTGGCTCAAAAATATTTTGTTAAAGAAAATAGAGTTGTACTTTATTATTTACCTAAAGAGAAATAA